One genomic segment of Ricinus communis isolate WT05 ecotype wild-type chromosome 5, ASM1957865v1, whole genome shotgun sequence includes these proteins:
- the LOC8275162 gene encoding uncharacterized protein LOC8275162 has translation MEGIFGDKLSLYIVLSEGQKKLHPISTHKYQNSSRPPNSSIAATPSMEAQELMDLFDSCWFEMEIFKKQFSLSKSSGFDGNPLHQIQEIPQKPEFYRVPTIISRSMSDQLWPKTSFSSGFSLSPDSVLLNPKLQTILSGKEITEEGESSITPLQTERLNVQESPKKKARSRRKGKKALSKSLSELEFEEVKGFMDLGFVFSEEDKDSSLVSIIPGLQRLGNKDQEEEKKEEKNSAFDEGAVSRPYLSEAWEALDNRKKEEPLMNWRIPASTNEIDMKYNLKWWAHTVASTVR, from the coding sequence ATGGAGGGTATTTTTGGTGACAAGTTGAGTCTTTATATAGTCTTGTCCGAGGGCCAAAAGAAACTACATCCCATCTCAACacacaaatatcaaaattctaGTAGACCTCCTAATTCTTCAATAGCCGCCACGCCATCAATGGAAGCTCAAGAATTGATGGATCTTTTTGATTCATGCTGGTTTGAAATGGAAATCTTCAAGAAACAATTCAGTTTGTCAAAATCATCAGGTTTTGATGGTAACCCACTTCACCAAATTCAAGAAATACCACAAAAACCAGAGTTTTATAGAGTTCCAACAATCATTTCGCGGTCTATGAGTGACCAATTATGGCCTAAAACAAGCTTCAGCTCAGGTTTTTCTCTATCTCCCGACTCCGTTCTTCTCAATCCAAAGCTTCAAACCATCCTCTCAGGCAAAGAAATTACAGAAGAAGGAGAAAGTTCCATAACTCCATTACAAACAGAAAGGTTAAATGTTCAAGAATCGCCtaaaaagaaagcaagaagcaggagaaaaggaaagaaggcTTTGAGTAAGAGTTTATCGGAATTGGAGTTTGAAGAGGTAAAAGGGTTTATGGATTTGGGTTTTGTGTTTTCTGAAGAAGATAAAGATTCAAGCTTGGTTTCGATAATTCCAGGATTGCAGAGATTGGGAAATAAAGATcaggaagaagaaaagaaagaagaaaagaacagTGCTTTTGATGAAGGTGCAGTTTCAAGGCCTTATCTTTCTGAAGCATGGGAAGCTTTGgataatagaaagaaagaggagcCTTTGATGAATTGGAGAATCCCTGCTTCGACTAATGAGATTGACATGAAGTATAATCTTAAATGGTGGGCTCACACTGTTGCATCCACCGTTAGATAA
- the LOC125370153 gene encoding uncharacterized protein LOC125370153 has product MEGSLLLESLDSLWFFSNLFSSRTQPIMSPSSEGITNEEDPTKLTKPIVPSQPNESPKAELLSPRKPLKSIVYSQQQNESPKVESLSPRCSKCGEYAAEIKWPVDVERIISQEAEFRKHEKKEERSSSSRGKRKSKRKILGELDLGLDHTGTYLRDCGVWEIDYKANGCDFGLFGSQQHFVKMPPLSDGIAMKEHLKSWAYAVACTVR; this is encoded by the coding sequence ATGGAAGGGTCTTTGCTCTTAGAGAGCTTAGACTCTCTTTGGTTCTTCTctaatttgttttcttcacGAACTCAGCCAATTATGAGTCCTTCTAGTGAGGGAATAACAAATGAAGAAGACCCGACAAAACTCACTAAGCCAATTGTTCCTAGCCAGCCAAATGAGTCACCAAAGGCTGAGCTTTTGTCCCCAAGAAAACCCCTCAAGTCAATTGTATATAGCCAGCAGCAAAATGAGTCACCAAAGGTTGAGTCTTTGTCTCCCAGATGCTCCAAATGTGGTGAATACGCTGCTGAAATTAAGTGGCCTGTGGATGTGGAAAGAATTATCTCGCAAGAAGCGGAGTTTCGAAAGCacgaaaagaaagaagagagaagtAGTAGCAGCAGAGGAAAGAGGAAAAGCAAGAGAAAGATATTGGGAGAACTTGACCTAGGGTTAGATCATACTGGGACTTACTTGAGAGATTGTGGGGTTTGGGAGATAGATTATAAGGCAAATGGTTGTGATTTTGGGTTGTTTGGAAGTCAACAACATTTTGTGAAGATGCCACCTTTGAGTGATGGAATAGCCATGAAAGAGCATCTGAAGTCTTGGGCTTATGCTGTCGCTTGCACTGTTAGATGA